DNA sequence from the Diorhabda sublineata isolate icDioSubl1.1 chromosome 6, icDioSubl1.1, whole genome shotgun sequence genome:
TTGTCTTATAAATACCTAAAAGcttttttaaaagtataatgTACTTCTTGAATATCAGATAAGAGATATTAatcaaattgtaaaattataCGAATGAATTTTAAATCATTGAAATCGGAATAGAATTACAGAGTTTATTTGAAACCTGCTAAAATtgtagtgaaatatttttaaataaatttataaccaCATAAAGACAAAAGCATTTGCAAGAAATTGTGGCAAGATAAACTTCATTTGAATAGTTCAGTAACTTGAATAATAAGTTAGATACATCAGTATCAATAAAATTAGACTGGATTAACTAGTTTTGTATTATTAACTGCAATTTTCTAgttttagtaaaataaaaactattaacgaTGAATTATATACCTCTTTCCTTGATAATCGAACAGGATTGTATAGTCTTGGAGGGTTTGTTTGTTCAACTCTATACAAGGAACCTTCTGGGGATCCTTGTGGAGAGTAAAAATTACCAACGCTTTCAGTATAAACAGATGGAAGCCCTTGAACGTAACTTCTTATAAGAGGAGTTCTTTCAGTCTCTCCAGctgaaaatgtcaaaaatataacattaaacTACTACACTAAAGAGGAAAATAGTTTACTAGTAACCATCTTACCTATAACATATCTATTTGCATAATTTTCTTGTGGAATAACCCGAAAATCTAAAAACCAGGCCTCGCCCCAGGCAAGGATGAATGATACTAAAACTAACAATACTTCAAATACAGGTTGAGAGGAATGTGGCCactgaaatttcaatacattcaATTACTAATCattttttgtcatatatttattattttactcaaCTCACATCAAAATAAAGCACTTTGGCAATAAGAAAGCCACAAGTTCCAGCTGTTGTAATCTGTAAGCAATAATGTTTTAAGCTAGagattatttcaatcaaaacaatacTTCAAGAATAATGTGAAATCAGGAGTAATAGTTGACcttatttacacaaatttttacATTCTCGGCCATTCAGTTATATTGCCAAGCATAAAATTAGTAATTTCTTAGTTGATtgcttgaataaataaaaaagggcCTCTCACATAGCATTTTTTTGATAAGGTGGTTGGTCTTCTCACAGGTTACTACCCCATTAAATACTGTAGATTCTGTGAGCAAGCCTTAGAGATAGCGGAGCGAATGCTCTGCTCATATTAAGCAAATGACTTGGATACCTCAAAGGAGTAATTTTACAACTTTGGAAAGTGATATAGAAAACCTGTTTTGgcatgattatttgtattttggagcaaataatatctttattaCTGTTTTTCCGACAAAAAGGGCTCTTCAAAAAAATTCCTGAAAACCATtatcaacacatttttttccCTATCATTTCAAGTCAAttgcaaattgtttttgtaGTAATGTCACTGTCAGTGTATTCCAATgatcataaattcaattatggcGGCGAGAAAGGTTGGTGTAAGCCTCTCGAGTGTGCATCAAGTACGGCAGCAGTAGGAAGAGATTGAATTACTAACAAAGAAGACCTGGTTCAGGACAATGCAGCTGGAGTTGTTCTCTTTCTCGTTTCTAGTGCTTTGAGAAACCTTGCAGTCACGACAGTTTCCATTCACAATCATCTGCCATTTTCCCGAGAACACCAGATTGCTAAGTTGAATTTTACACAAGAGCACTTGCATTGTTTTCCAATGAATTATGTTTCTGTCTTACTAGCTCAGATATATGTATGTGAAAGAGTGTCATAATGACGAGGCGAGAGATATACTCCAGCGTGTATTGCCGTGAAAATTCCATTTTGTAAAGTATCAGTTATGGTACCTGATGGAGGTTCTAGAAAACCATGTTGTACCTTTCATATTTAATCTTTGAGACGACGCAACTTTTATGCATGATAATGCACGGCCCCATATTACTAAGATAATTACAGATTTCTTCAAGAGATTCAAATAATGCTAATTGTTTGGCACAGTTCAGACACTTAAACCTTAACGGAGACATATGCTTGCCCCCAGAAATTCTAGAGAGCTTCCCAACATACTGGTGCAGGAATGAAACAATCTTCCACAGAAAGTGAtccaaaatttgatacaaagcATGCTTTGTTGTTTGTAAGCTGTTATCATTGCCAGATGAGGGAATACTCACCACTGAAGGtcttaaaatttcttttgtttcaacaaaaatcatagcaaagtgaaatttattttcaataaacattaaaaatagaatttttttttcaagcaaACTATAttacaaccaaaaaaaaatcaagaaacataaaaatttttcaagtaactcTAATTTTATGCTTGGCAGTGTATTTCTAATGATGTAACATTTTTAATGGGGTAAAAGAAACATGGTGAGACActatataatgaatataatgtATTAAGACACAAGACATTGTTTTTTACCAAGCACTTAGCTTAAAAATTTACTGTTAACAACTGGATATTGTAATAAAAAGAGACCTAAATGGTGTTCCAGtgaatgttctagaaaaaatcatatttcagaAACAAAATCACACACTTACTGATATTATAATCCAGTGACTTTTGTAGAGTGCTGCGTAAAATATGGTTAACATACAAAATCTGCAGAAAGCTACTAACACAATATCAAATAGAGATGTTTGTATATTGTAATGTATCACTTGTTCTGTTAATGCCTTAATGATATACTGCCCATCTaactacaaataaataaaatattttcaatacaaatacaTAAGCGAAAAATGGGCACAAtggaaatattgttttaaaaatgaaatattatgcATTGTTAACGTTTTAATTATGtctcaaataattgaatattactctgtaactgataaaaatattaaaacgatAAGCTAATTACCATAACACAAATGATCCACATCAGAgatgtaaacaaaaaatcaaaagtaacaaataaacagaaaaatcttCGGATGTTGGACATTCTTCCATTGGTTCGTTGACCAGCCAACAAATCTTCCGAAATAATGTAATCCCTAACGGAATGTGCTGTGTTAACACTATATGAATATGCtacaaaaatagaagaatttgttaagtccatatttttttcacatttaaagacaataaaaaacaaatggctactataaaaattaattttttatcatatatatttgtttactCACAAACATCAAGCGGAGATTGTGCATTATTACTTTCAGATTGATTGTAGTTCAAAACATTTTCTTGTTCAGGAGTGGTCATTTCTTTTAGTGATATTgacaaaatattaattgtttctACAACAGCAATTCTAATTCTAAACTTTGGTGTAATCTTATGAATACTTTTATAACTTGATTaagacatatttttaataaaaaatttcagttttattttggaATACAATACAAAAGATAAAATGATGTAAACAGATGATAAATGTCAAACACATCGCTATAGCTTTCACGTATTCTTTTGACGTGATACAAGTAATAGCATTTGTCATAGAAATACAAGTAtattaaatgttataaaaaatgaatgaaggATGGATAGAGCTAAACTAACTCATTCATATAGGTTATTTcgggtgcattccactaagcactcaCGACCATCACGTTCACGTTTCTACTCCATTTAAGTTCAGAGCGTTATAATCGTAAACCAAAATAGAATGGCTTATGAGGCGTTTTGAGCGTAAAATCAAACTATAAACAAAGCAGTCAAGACACGCAGAGGGCGCCacgaacataattttttaacagtTAACAGGACATTTCGACAATACGCgaatcgtcggtgttgcagatTTCTGCGTTTAACTACCAAATGGCCaacgatagggaataatgcagtaaataataaacaaataattagataaacgaagaaaaaacaaaaaacaattatgtaCCATATCCCCAAAAcatgaaaagaaccgtttttattTGCAgaatctttcttttttatttcaaagttcATATAatcattcgtttttttctttcttcagcCTTAAACCGTACAACCCCAAACCAAtcaccacaaccccagccctgccgaggagcaattcctatatcagggccaaatCCAATTAATCTCCTCACTATGAAAAATTCCACAACCCACCAAAAAATAACCCCGTcgaatttctctctctctctctctctcgtaCACTATGTGTTGATCAGCTGATTTTGATCCTTGCACCGTGAACAAAGGACTTTTGATTATGCTTCCTTATGATTAATGAACcattttgtgaagttatttcagtatattataattaatttttcttttgttatggAGTAAAATGTGATAAGCTATAATGGTAGTTGTAAACTTAGTTTCTATCGTCTGTCTGTAGTttgcaataataaaaataataggaacttgattgaaatttcacatgtaagaagagaaaaattgttgaatgATTTAACAGGGCAGACGTAACCataaccaaaataaaatacctATGCACTCCTTTGTCCTAATAATTTCATATCAGATTTGTGTCGTATTTATcaatgttaattaattttgatatgttGTCCTAgcattatgatttttttatgatcATACGAAAATTAAGTAACTATTTATgtccatatttatatatatttaacaatGAATCGCTACAAGTAAACGGGTCCATGTTGTTCTCAAATGGTATGTACAGTTTTCGGGCACTTTGTCTCTAAATTCATAAGATAGTTACTCATGTTGAATTCTTAAAACTATTCCTTACGCACAGTAATAGTTTAACCAAATAAACGACTCAAAAGATCTTTCGCATAgttataaattgttttcaacTCAAGgagtttttgaggttatgttctaAAATAACCCTCTCGTGttaattgatattaaatataaatataaactttagTTTTACTTTTCTTTGATGTACAtaccatttttaaaatctgacaacgttatttAAATGTGACTTCataatattatatcaatttttatagtaTAGAACTTTACatgtaattttgaataaattcacgATATATTTGTTACATAAACTTTTTTAGGCATTATTCTTTTTATACATTGTAATTTTAAAGTGCAAAATGAACTAAAGAaatctttttcatcattttaattCTGTTAAAAGGAAAGTAAAAAAGGCGAAATTCAAGTTACAGaagatttaattttaattgcttCAATTTATTAGCTAAGATTTACAATTTTTCGCTTTTCTAATTGTTACTTTTACAAAGGCAAGTTTGAGGGACAAAAGCGAGTTAATAAATTTGTACTTATACTTTTGTATCCGTAATTTAATTCTGAAAGGAGAAAGGAAGACCTCTGTTCGGCAAAACTGACGGTTTTTAGGTTTCCAGATacgtttacaaaaaatattttacattttacttaACAAACTTGAATGGTTTTTGTTCCACGCAAATTAAATTACTATTCGTTACAAGCAATTAGCTATTTCTTTGAAGAGGAAATAAAATTCTTTCGTAAAATAGATAGACGGTTGGTCCagcaaaaatagaaattaaaaaaattgacgatAACAATAAATCCACACTGTTGCGCTGACTTCTACGGATCCCATGGACCGAGCACAGAACATAAGAAACTGGTGTGGCATTCAGGGCGCAGCAACAATTTTTCGACATGTCTTCAGATAATAGATTAGAAGTTTTGGACAAGAGAACACCTACACGCTGCAAAGTGTATAGTACTTGAAGAAGAACTGATTGAAAACATCCGTCATGTTATATCGGATGATGTATGGAAAAATTGTTCACCACCCCGAGTGGACCTTGGTCTCCTCAATAATGGACCCCCTTTACATTCTGTCCCTTGCCTTGGATCACCTTATTTTTGGCCTCCCACTTCTCCTTGCATTGTATACTTCaacattcaaaacttttttgacaTTCGGGAGTTTTCTACACGTTGATGTTCGAACCATTGGTTTCTTGGAGCTTTGATGAAACGAATAATGTCTTGGTTATGCACGTGGTCGGTTTTATCAGAATTATATGGGATTCTCAATTTGTCTCCCATTTTTATACCTCCATATGTTCTCCTGATGACTTTTCGTTTgaatcttttcaatttttttcatcgtaCTCTGTCAACGTCTAAGACTACTGGGCGATTAATAGTTTTGTAGATATGTAGTTTTGAAGTTTGGTCTTCAGTAGACACATAGTTGGCtttgaatttagtttgtagTTTCTATTCTTTCCTTGATGGATTATGAGCAGTTTGCATTGTTTTCTATCAGATTCCCAAGGTACTTGAGGTTGTTATTCCCTTGTCCTTGTCCCTTGTCCTTGTCCTCTCTATGTCTTCGAACACCTTCACCTATTTAGTTTTGCTTGATATTAGTGCGATGTTATCGGCGGAGGTATGTATTTGTGTCGACTTGTCAAACATTGTCCACCGTTGGTCAAAATGCTTAAGAatgaacaataattataaacCCCTTCATGGACCACGAATCGATCAATTGGTTGTGCTTGAGCGTTATCAAGTTTCCCAGCTTTTTAGGCACTTCCAGGTCTTCGAGGGGTGCAGTCACTTTGGATCTGTTGAATTGATCAAAGGGTGGTTAAAATTAATCAACATTATCTGACGCAACAAAAAGATTTCGCCAGATGTTCTCCGATTTTAGTTTCAGAAATTTCTTCCAATCTATCGTTCAATATATGGGTTAGAATTTTATATATCCTGTTCAACAACTGTAATTATTGTAGTTTGTTTTGTTGCCCTTCTTATCCACTACCAGAGGTCAAGTTGACTTGAAGTTTCTCAGCTTTCCAGTTTATGTGGATGATTGTAATATCATGTTTACTTCGACATCTCCACCATATTTTAACAACAACTTCTATGGGTTCACTTTCTTCTCTGTAGATCTTGAAAATGTGCCCATCTTCTTTATATTGATTCTTCAAGTTGTCTGGCTTTCTACAAGCATTTATTCTAGGTTTCTTTCACTTAGTTCATCTATTTATTTCAGTGCCTCTATTTTCTTTCTCCTTAACAGCTTCTTTCACTCATTCCTGAGGTTGTTAATCTTTCCACATTACTTCGGATTCTTCGGTTCATCACTCTGCTTCTCGCTTCATTCTTTTATTCGATAATCTCTCTGTGATCTTTGTTAAATCATTCCTAGTTTCATTCTCTTTCTGTTCTCTGTCTGTGTCCtcacaattttttcttcaatagttgccataattatttttctcgAGGTGGATTTAAAGAAGCGAGATGATAATC
Encoded proteins:
- the LOC130445024 gene encoding steroidogenic acute regulatory protein-like, which gives rise to MTTPEQENVLNYNQSESNNAQSPLDVSYSYSVNTAHSVRDYIISEDLLAGQRTNGRMSNIRRFFCLFVTFDFLFTSLMWIICVMLDGQYIIKALTEQVIHYNIQTSLFDIVLVAFCRFCMLTIFYAALYKSHWIIISITTAGTCGFLIAKVLYFDWPHSSQPVFEVLLVLVSFILAWGEAWFLDFRVIPQENYANRYVIAGETERTPLIRSYVQGLPSVYTESVGNFYSPQGSPEGSLYRVEQTNPPRLYNPVRLSRKEEHDYKKLASATVEEAWNLFKNSLWTLHTEKNNDKIFVSADRNNKKIFKLQAVIDASPQYLVEELYYKECDMTKWNTSVKETYKIQTIDEYTDITYTISKDSAKGLVSSRDFVNLRRFTRMDNAFVIFSCKTEHPSVPKVDKITRGENGAGGFIIEEFKNDPNKCTFYWILNVDLKLEWVPNRLLVKEFSSMMFTFVEELRQYLRTKKSSRK